The Arabidopsis thaliana chromosome 5, partial sequence genomic interval aatttcaaaattttattttatttatttataacgGCTACaaaagtatttgaaaattaatataaataatctatatattaaaaaaagatatctCTATACAAAGAAGAACCAGTAAATGTCTGCCATGTGGAATTCTTTTATCCACGTGGAAGCCTTAATCTCAATGAGGACGAGTCGTGGTGGGACCCCACATTTGTAGAGTATCTCGTCACGTGAACACCCCACGTGCCACTGACATCATCGTTACGTTTCAGCGGCGCCGTTTTGACCATCCACGTGGCTAAATAATCCGTCGTCGTTTCAGTCACGAGTGTTTCAAAGATTCCTCTCTCGATCTCCGTGACGATTCCTTCGCCGTCTTCTTCAAACGCCGATTCAATCTCCGGGAAGTCCCCGGCGACGAGAGCGTCGATATCTTCTAGAACCAAACACTTTGCTAACGGAAACCGCTCGATTCTCCGAGATAACTCGTCGATTAGCTCCGATCCCTTTAGATTCCTCTGAGACCGAATCGGGTAATGGCAAACCCAAGGTTTCAAATTTATGTGTGGCTTTAAGATATCGGCGAGGATTTCGTCTACTAAGTGGAAGAGTAGCTTTCTATTGCAtcgaagagagagattttccGGTGAATTTCTAGGTCTGGTTGATGTAACAGCGAAATGTTCGAGGAAGTAGAAGATTGATGGATCAAGTGGGTGTGAAGGAGAGAACCATTTAGCGTATGAGATTGGTGTGTCTCTGTCGATTCCTGTTCTTCTTAGGGTTCTTGTTATGTACTCTAATTCGCCGCCGGCGATTGGTGCAATGTGGTGTTGTGATTGGCTCGGAAAACTAGGGAGCTCTGATGAtgatgctctgtttcttggtGTTTGTGTTTCTCTGAGCTTTAAGTTTGACTGCAAAAACATGAATGaaacatttaaatatttaaactttggATAAGGGAGGTAAAGAGAGTAAGTAGGTGTTTTGTACCGATTTGTGATGAGGTTGtgaatctttcttcttgatgGTGGGAACACTGGTGAAGTTGATGAGATGATTAATGGATAAAGGAGTTTTCTTGCTGGAAGATTTGTCTCCTTGGATAAGAAGTAGATgaccattgttgttgttgttgctgttgtttaTTGCTGGTGATCGAACAAACGGCTCTTCCTGCATTGATTGTGGCGGCTTCACTAATCTCGACTTGAAATTCTCTGGTTTCTTGCATTTCTTTGTagatttcctctgtttttctttctctgttccttGTGGCTCTTCATGCACTGTTGGTAACCTGGTCTTGTCTTGAACCTTCATTGCTGTTGTTTCCAGAATCTTGGAAGCGACATTATTTGTCTGAAGTGaggttggttttgttttggggACTTCCGTTAATCCCAATCTCGGGGATGATGATACATCATGAGTGATGATTGTGGTCTTAGAAGAAGCTTTCTTGGACTCATGAACCTCTCTTggttgtgtttctttgttggttATATCAGTtcccattcttcttcttcggctaACGTTCTCCTTCAACTGCATCACTATCTGTCTAGCATACTCTCGTGGACTCCGATTCTCTTTATCTTCGTGTATCTCTTTGACCCTCGTGAGCCTGACATTGTTAATACCAGATTCTCTTTCAGGAAACACGTTGATGTTGTTGTCTCTGAGATGAAGTGAAGAACGTTGGTGTTCGTAACAGTTGACATCAACGGATCTCCTTCCAAGTGAAATCCTCGGTGTCTCGGGAAGAGAACGTGTGCCTCCGTCGACAGAGTTTCTTTGGAGAGAATAATGTCTGTGTTTCTTTGCGTGAGAAGATCTTGTTGGTGTCTTGAGATCAATTaaggtagaagaagatgacgaagaTGGAGTAGGAGATGATCTGTAATTATCAGGAACAAGATCAAGACCCATGAGTCTAGCAACCAAAGTAGGTGTCTTTATGCTCGGAGAGTAAGTTTCAGTGGGTGTAAGAGatgctgatgatgatcttGCTTGTGGTTTGGTCTTGATTTTAATACCCATCTGGAAAAAACCATGATTAGGgtcaaaaggaagaaacttttgAGGAACccaagaagataaaaaaacagagtggatagttttagttttattcaCTTACAGAGATATTTAAATTTCCATCTTTTCTGGTTGGTGAAAATGAAGTTTCCTCCTCCGTTGATTCCAAGCTGTTTCTTGGTGCATCTACGCCTGAATTTGATTTATAACAGAGAATCAAATAATGTAATGTAAAAGAGTGAAGAAGtggggaagaagatgatacctttgggaagatgaagatggtggTGGTTAATAGGAAACTGTAAAtgttgaaaatcaaaaatgttGAAGACAGCACTCATGCATCCCGCCGCCGTTGCAGTATTTCCGGCGAGTGACGGCGGTGGCGGCTGCGTGGGTTTGATGTCTTCTTCCTTTGActtgcttgaggatttcttcTTCCCTCCGCCGAGCCAGGACCAGTCTCTtcccattttttgttttgtcaagtTTTAAGGATGAGAGCTCTGTTGTTGTCTGAGTTGTTGAATTGGTTTTGTGActtgaggaggaagaagaagaaatatgaaGAGAGGAAATGGTTtttataagattaaaaaatatatagctGAGAGAAAGTGGATCCATGAGACcgtatgaataaataaatacgtATATTTTTTCATAGGCTTTCTTTTTCGTCAACTATTTTTCCGTAGGGTTTTAATTAGGAGAAGTTTGTCAAAtctaaaatcaattaatattttgaataaaaatgaaaaatggttatttgtaatgaaaataagaattaCATTTTTGGTTAGAAAAAGGTAAGTAGGGGCCTGCTTGTTTTGGCTTCTTTGAAATACACGTAATGTTTTGTAATCCCGTCGGTATCAcatgatgtatatatatttgttgaaacttgaaagaatcaaaaaaTACATCTCTagctctcttttttcctttttttttttttatctcaacAGACAGAACTCGTTAGCATAATAAATCTAAATaatcaatacatgaaaaacaACACACAGTTTGAActgtaaaattttcaaaaaaaatgtctcatcgttttgtttttgacaacGACATtgacaaatttttgtttgtattatcGTGTCATTGGTTCATAAATATTTGGCGACTCTAGCAATAACCAATCGTGAATAGGGAGATTCTCTCGATTGCTATCACCATATATTTATTCTGCGACAGTTTT includes:
- the TRM25 gene encoding LOW protein: M-phase inducer phosphatase-like protein (unknown protein; BEST Arabidopsis thaliana protein match is: unknown protein (TAIR:AT5G51850.1); Has 381 Blast hits to 359 proteins in 81 species: Archae - 0; Bacteria - 16; Metazoa - 101; Fungi - 21; Plants - 99; Viruses - 3; Other Eukaryotes - 141 (source: NCBI BLink).); translated protein: MGRDWSWLGGGKKKSSSKSKEEDIKPTQPPPPSLAGNTATAAGCMSAVFNIFDFQHLQFPINHHHLHLPKGVDAPRNSLESTEEETSFSPTRKDGNLNISMGIKIKTKPQARSSSASLTPTETYSPSIKTPTLVARLMGLDLVPDNYRSSPTPSSSSSSTLIDLKTPTRSSHAKKHRHYSLQRNSVDGGTRSLPETPRISLGRRSVDVNCYEHQRSSLHLRDNNINVFPERESGINNVRLTRVKEIHEDKENRSPREYARQIVMQLKENVSRRRRMGTDITNKETQPREVHESKKASSKTTIITHDVSSSPRLGLTEVPKTKPTSLQTNNVASKILETTAMKVQDKTRLPTVHEEPQGTEKEKQRKSTKKCKKPENFKSRLVKPPQSMQEEPFVRSPAINNSNNNNNGHLLLIQGDKSSSKKTPLSINHLINFTSVPTIKKKDSQPHHKSSNLKLRETQTPRNRASSSELPSFPSQSQHHIAPIAGGELEYITRTLRRTGIDRDTPISYAKWFSPSHPLDPSIFYFLEHFAVTSTRPRNSPENLSLRCNRKLLFHLVDEILADILKPHINLKPWVCHYPIRSQRNLKGSELIDELSRRIERFPLAKCLVLEDIDALVAGDFPEIESAFEEDGEGIVTEIERGIFETLVTETTTDYLATWMVKTAPLKRNDDVSGTWGVHVTRYSTNVGSHHDSSSLRLRLPRG
- the TRM25 gene encoding LOW protein: M-phase inducer phosphatase-like protein — translated: MGIKIKTKPQARSSSASLTPTETYSPSIKTPTLVARLMGLDLVPDNYRSSPTPSSSSSSTLIDLKTPTRSSHAKKHRHYSLQRNSVDGGTRSLPETPRISLGRRSVDVNCYEHQRSSLHLRDNNINVFPERESGINNVRLTRVKEIHEDKENRSPREYARQIVMQLKENVSRRRRMGTDITNKETQPREVHESKKASSKTTIITHDVSSSPRLGLTEVPKTKPTSLQTNNVASKILETTAMKVQDKTRLPTVHEEPQGTEKEKQRKSTKKCKKPENFKSRLVKPPQSMQEEPFVRSPAINNSNNNNNGHLLLIQGDKSSSKKTPLSINHLINFTSVPTIKKKDSQPHHKSSNLKLRETQTPRNRASSSELPSFPSQSQHHIAPIAGGELEYITRTLRRTGIDRDTPISYAKWFSPSHPLDPSIFYFLEHFAVTSTRPRNSPENLSLRCNRKLLFHLVDEILADILKPHINLKPWVCHYPIRSQRNLKGSELIDELSRRIERFPLAKCLVLEDIDALVAGDFPEIESAFEEDGEGIVTEIERGIFETLVTETTTDYLATWMVKTAPLKRNDDVSGTWGVHVTRYSTNVGSHHDSSSLRLRLPRG